The Rhinatrema bivittatum chromosome 4, aRhiBiv1.1, whole genome shotgun sequence genome window below encodes:
- the LOC115089417 gene encoding tigger transposable element-derived protein 1-like, whose translation MGPKKARSGNADKGKRKAVRTTIELKKEIIAKYEQGTRVSDLSAEYGMPKSTISTFLKNKAVIKAANVAKGVTLITKQRPQIMEEMEKLLLIFIKEKELAGDSINEVVICEKALQIFSDLNKETGEGAFTFKASRGWFENFRHRSGIHRVTRHGEAASANQEAANNFIKEFSDYVKAEGFVPEQVFNCDETGLFWKKMPANTYITKEEKALPGHKPMKDRLILLFCANASGDCKVKPLLVYHSDNPRPFKRHNVMKSKLAVMWRSNTKAWVTRQFFTEWVREVFAPRVKEYLAEKKLPLKCLLVMDNAPAHPPALEEDLVDDYSFIKVKFLPPNTTPILQPMDQQVISNFKKLYTKALFRKCFEVTNDTQLTLREFWKEHFNILNCINLIDTAWSNVTHCTLYAAWRKLWPERDSEGLEAESAPVVDEDVAVVDDIVAIGKTMGLDIQQDDINELVEGHAAELTTEELMHLQQQQQKDMVEEISSEEEERVEDISSGLIHEMCAKWTEIANFVEQHHPDKVVANRAVNIFNDNVMSTFRKISERRKKQQKIEKFFRKEIRQATAEKDSDSPQQKIQRTETPEEQLPSVFIEEDSPSRQ comes from the coding sequence ATGGGTCCAAAGAAAGCCAGAAGTGGTAATGCAGACAAAGGTAAGCGGAAAGCTGTGAGAACAACTAttgagctgaagaaagaaatcattgCCAAATATGAACAGGGCACACGTGTTTCGGATCTGTCTGCTGAGTATGGCATGCCAAAATCAACCATCTCTACTTTCCTTAAGAATAAAGCTGTTATAAAGGCTGCCAATGTTGCCAAAGGTGTAACGCTGATAACTAAGCAAAGGCCTCAGATAATGGAGGAAATGGAGAAGCTGCTCCttattttcattaaagaaaaagaGTTAGCAGGTGACAGCATCAATGAGGTCGTTATTTGTGAGAAAGCACTACAAATATTCAGTGATCTGAACAAAGAAACAGGTGAAGGTGCTTTCACGTTTAAAGCCAGCAGAGGTTGGTTTGAGAATTTCAGACATAGAAGTGGCATACATCGCGTCACTAGGCATGGGGAAGCAGCTAGTGCAAACCAGGAGGCTGCTAATAACTTCATTAAAGAATTTAGTGACTATGTCAAGGCAGAAGGGTTTGTTCCTGAGCAGGTGTTCAACTGCGATGAGACCGGATTATTCTGGAAAAAAATGCCAGCCAACACCTACATAACCAAAGAGGAGAAAGCGCTACCAGGGCACAAGCCTATGAAAGATAGgcttattcttttgttttgtgcaAATGCAAGTGGTGATTGCAAGGTAAAACCCTTGCTTGTCTACCATTCAGACAATCCCAGGCCATTCAAAAGGCACAATGTAATGAAGAGTAAATTGGCTGTGATGTGGCGGTCTAACACCAAAGCTTGGGTTACCAGACAATTCTTTACAGAGTGGGTGCGTGAAGTTTTTGCACCTCGAGTGAAGGAAtacctggcagaaaaaaaattgcCTTTAAAATGTCTATTAGTGATGGACAatgctcctgctcaccccccAGCTTTAGAGGAAGATCTAGTTGATGACTATAGCTTCATCAAAGTAAAATTCTTACCCCCCAATACAACCCCTATTCTGCAACCCATGGACCAACAGGTCATATCCAATTTCAAGAAATTGTACACAAAGGCCCTCTTCCGGAAGTGCTTTGAAGTGACAAATGACACACAGCTAACTCTGAGGGAATTTTGGAAAGAACACTTCAACATCCTAAATTGTATAAACTTGATTGACACTGCTTGGAGTAATGTCACTCATTGCACATTGTATGCGGCATGGCGAAAACTATGGCCCGAAAGGGACAGTGAGGGTTTAGAAGCTGAGTCAGCTCCTGTCGTTGATGAAGATGTTGCTGTGGTTGATGATATTGTGGCCATAGGAAAGACCATGGGCCTTGACATTCAACAAGATGACATCAACGAACTTGTGGAAGGTCACGCTGCTGAGTTAACCACCGAGGAACTGATGCACCTACAACAACAGCAGCAGAAGGATATGGTGGAAGAAATTTCTtctgaagaagaggagagagtggaggaTATTTCTAGTGGCCTTATTCATGAAATGTGTGCAAAATGGACAGAAATCGCAAACTTTGTTGAACAACATCACCCTGATAAAGTGGTAGCAAATAGAGCAGTTAACATTTTTAATGACAATGTTATGTCCACTTTCCGCAAAATTtctgaaaggagaaaaaaacagcaaaaaattgaaaaattcttcCGTAAAGAAATCAGACAAGCAACTGCAGAGAAAGATTCTGATTCTCCTCAGCAAAAGATACAGAGAACAGAAACACCCGAAGAGCAGTTACCCTCTGTTTTTATTGAAGAGGACTCCCCTTCAAGACAATAA